A segment of the Chlamydiales bacterium genome:
GGAGAAGATATTAAGAGGTTTTGGACTCTTCTTTTTTAAAGAGGAGGGTGTGGTGTAGGAGCCGTGCTGCTTTGTCGAGGTGCATGTGACCGCAGAATTTCCCTGTATCGGGAGCGCGTCTCTCTCGTTTGGCGAGTGCAACTTCTGCATCGATCTTGCTATCAATCTTCTTGCTTCCCCGCGTAAAGCCGAGCTTTCTGTAGAATCCCTGTGATTGAAGGCCAGAATAGAGCATCACAAAGCCAGAGTAGTTACGCTCCCAACTCACCCGAGATGCGATCATCATTAAACTCGAGCCAGCCCCCCGAAATCCAGTCCCGCCTTCAACTGCACCATCGCCACTTAGATCGTCGACAAAAACAAGACCGTTAGAATTCTTTCCATAATCATCAATATAAGAGCCTGGGCAGACTCCCTGATTTGTACCAAGAGAAGGAGCCCAGAGCTCTCCATCTGCGCGCTTCCAATAGAAGTTGATCTTCATCGTTCCAAGCACTTTAGGTGCAGGCGAAGAATCGAGCCAGACTGTGTAGGTGTGCTTGCCCCACATCTCAATAAACCGAGTCACCCTTGCACGGCACTCTTTTGAACTCTCTTTTTCTATCAGAGTGCAGACTCCGGCATCCTCTTCTAAAAAGACCCTTCGTATGAGCCTCTTCAGCTCATCGTGTTTACCGCTCAAAAGTCTATAAAGATCGATATCAGTGGGCATGTTATAGCGCGCCCTCAACTCATATCTCAGAGAGGTCTTATCCAGATCAGGCATCACATAATCGCCTGCATATTCAGCAATTATATTTGAAATATCAACTGAAGAATGAACAAAATAAATAGACATATAAAATAATGTTTTTCATTAAATTATATCATATTTTCGAATTAATTTAACAAATCTTCTTATTAAAACAGATAGAGCCAAGGTGTCGCCACCTTGGCTCTATTTTTATAACAAGACTAGGGTCAGCTAAGACTACTTGATGTGCTTGCTGAGTAGGCCTGCCAACTTTAGCATGTCCACTGGTCTGCTGCCGATGACTTCAGCGAGCTTGCTATCAGGACAGATCATGCGTCTGTTCTTTGCGTCTTGTAGTTTTTTTGCTTTGATGTAAACCCAAAGCTTTTTTACTACTTGTGGACGAGTCATGCTCTTTCCACCAACAATTGATGCTAGTTCTGGTGATAGAGAATAAGTTGTCTGTGTTAAGCCAGACTTTCTCTTTCCACTCGATTTCTTCTTTGGTGCAGCTCTCTTTCTAGCAACTGTCTTTCTCTTAGCAGGTGCTCTCTTCTTTGCTGCTTTCTTCTTTTTTGCCATACATCCTCTTTCTACTTTAGGTTCCTAAAAAATTGACAACTGACTTTCAGATATTTTCCGTATCTACTAACAGTGGTGTAAGAACTTTGTCGAATTCATGCAAGAATATTTTTCATTTTTGTGAAAAAAGATTTTTGGTGGTATGCGTCCAGATTAGAAACTCTCTTTGAGAGAGTCAACAAAGGTAACTTTATGAAAACTAGAAATTTTTCGAAAATAGCGCTCCTCTGCATGGCAGGAAGCCTGCCTCTCTTATGCGCATGGCAGAGCAAGCCTGTGGATTATAAAAAATGTAGAGCCGATGGAAAGACCGACCAGCGCTGCCAGAAAGAAAATACCGAAGATAACATCTACACATTCGGCGCAGAGCTCAGCACAGCTGTTTATAAAGTCTTCAACGACTTTACTCAAGATCAGAAGCTGAAAGCAATGAGCTACGCTGACAATAACAAGATGAGCCCAGATAAGGCTGTCGGTAAAGTCGCTGCAGAAGTGGGTGCTGGTTATTAAAAAAAGGCATTAAGGGCCGCAACGCCCGAGATGAACTCAGCGGAATTTCTCCCTGCGAAAGAGAACCAGGGACCTACGATAATTCCCAGATTTTGGCTCCAGTTATATTCGATAGCTGGAGCTAAACTCCACTGCTCATTAGATGGAGCACGCATTTGCGCTGGGACTCCATGAGAGCTACCTACCCTTCCTGAGAAGCGATTCTTGTTAGTGTGTGCATAGAAGAGATCACACGCAAAGGCCCATCTCTGGGTGAAATTATACTGAACCGAGTAGTCGGCTGTGAAGATATTGCCCGGATAGACAAATCCTCGAGTGTTTCGCGCACCCCCGTAAGTATTTATCCCCTTCACATGAACCGCAGTGCCGATTAGGTAGTTAAGTGAAAGACGCGATTCGAGGAAGTGGATGCCAGAGGTATTCCAGATCTTTGCAAAGGTGAGTCCAACCCCCGGAAACCAAGAGCCCGCTCCATTTGCATCTGTCTTTTTTAGATGAGGATTAAGGTGCTGATACTTTCCAAAAGGGACGCTCGCTCTTAAAGCGAGCTTAGCAGACGGCCAGAGGCTGCCTTCCGGAGGGCGATAGAGCTGAAAGTTAAGCGCAATCGGCAGATCCCCTACATTCGTATCATGCCTTCCCTCTGTCTCATTATGAAAGGCCTGGGGATAGATCTGAAAACTAATATTTTTTGCCACACCCACAGCGATCTGCACCTGCAGCGTGGTCGAGTAGAAGTTGGGCAGCGATCTCGCTTTCCAGTGGTTGTCATACCTGCCTGGATAGACCGTGTAGTAGAGGTAGGGCTCTACGTTAACGTGGCCCGCTGGTGTTGTATATCCCGACGTCGAGATAAGCGGCCCTGTGAACCAAGGAGCTACCTTCTCAGGAAATGTGACATATTTTGTCGCTTCCTCATCTGCATGCAGAGAAAGAGATCCTGCAGCGAGCGTACATACAAACAGAAACTTTCGATTCATGCACTTCTGGAATAAAAATGGTTTTGTGCTATACACAAACAACTTGAAAAATTGGGAGTTTGACAAGGAGGCGTCTCAGATTTTTTGTTCGGAGTGAGTGACCATTGCCTAGAGGCAAGGCGCGAGTGAGAACGAAAAATATGAGGCATAGCCGACGCGGTCAAAAACCGATTCTTCATGTTGTTTGTGTATATCTGTTAGCAAAAAGAGGCATTGAAAAAAAGATGAAACTGCTCACAGTCGCTGCTTTATGTTGTCTGCTGCCCTTACATGCGGATATAAAATCTCCATCACCGCAAATCGAATCCATTGAAGAGTGGAGCTACTCTCTTGCGCTCCAAGCTGCAAGCTGGGGCTCTCCTCTTGTCACGATGTATGCGCTTCGCCACAACGATGCAGTAGGCCCCCATGCTAAGGCGGAGCCAAATTCGATCTGGCGTATGCAGGACATTTCGACTCCGACTCTCTCAAAAGAGGCTGGTTATGTCACTCCCAATGTGAATGTGATCTACGGGTTTGGGTTCATGGATCTGAGCCGCGAGCCAATCGTGCTCGAAGTGCCCAACTCGAATAACCGCTACTACATGGTGGAGATCGTCGACATGTGGACGAACGCCTTCGCCTACGTAGGAGGCAGAGCCACCGGTTACAAGGGTGGTAAATTCGTTCTTGTTGGCCCCAA
Coding sequences within it:
- a CDS encoding DNA topoisomerase III; translation: MAKKKKAAKKRAPAKRKTVARKRAAPKKKSSGKRKSGLTQTTYSLSPELASIVGGKSMTRPQVVKKLWVYIKAKKLQDAKNRRMICPDSKLAEVIGSRPVDMLKLAGLLSKHIK